CCAGTGCTTCGTGGACGAGCAGCAGCACCGGGCCCGGCTGCACATGGGCTTTCCCACGCCGAACTACCATGGGGTGAAGACCGCGCCCGGGCTCATCGTGATCGCCGCGGACTTCCGGTTCATCCGGGCCTTTCCCGTCCTCAACGACGGCTCGGACCTCGACCGGCGCTACAAGCAGAACGCCGAACGGATCCTGCTGCAGTCGGTGGCGGCGTCCACGATGTCGGCGCACCTGGCGGCCGCCGCGCTGGGGTATGCGGTCTGGTGGATCACGGCGATCGGGCAGGAGGACATCCAGAGGAAGATCAGGCCGCTCCTCGGCGTGCCGGAGGAGCTGGCCATTATCGACGTCATGTGCTTTGGGCCACCCCTCAAGCCCTCCTACAAGCGCTGGAAGAAGCGGCTGGACCAGATCATGAGCTGGGACCGCTTCGATCCGGCCAACTTCATGACGGACGAGCAGATCGACGAGTGGGTGAAGACCCAGCGCCACAAAGTGATGTACCGCGACGAATCCAAAATCGACTGAGTGCGGTTTCGCCGTGTCGGCGTTCCCTGTGAATGCCGGGCGGAGCTGGGGGGTGCCCGGCGGCGGGTAGCCGTCGTCCGCTCAACCTCCTCGCCTCGCGCGCCACCTCGCTCGGGCGCCTCCGCCTGCCCCCCATCCCCCGAGACGGGGGTCGCTCGCCGCCCCGCCTGCGGCGGGGACGACTCGCGCGGCGGAGGCGCCCTGCGCTTCGGGGCGCGCTACGGCTCGTCGGATTCGCTCCCGACGGCTACCCGCCGGCCGCCAGCCCCCAGCCCCGCCCTCCCGCTCCGCCCACGAACTCACGTGCACGAAGCTCGCGCGCTGTAGCGGCCATTGATCAGCGAGCGTGCGGCGGGAGGGGGCGGGGGCATCCCCCGTGGACCCGTATCTTCTGCGCGTTGCCGAAGAGTAAAACCTGAGTCTCGTGGCCAGTTAAGAGTGGTGAAGCGGGTCGCGAGTCAGCGTGGTCCGCGGGGGATGCCCCCTGCCCCACCCGGCGCATTGCCGGCACGTTCCTACCGTGCGGCGCCGGTCTTGGGTTCGGCGGGGGCGAGCTGGCCGTTCATGCCGAGGGGACCGTGGAACTTGCACGTGAAGGTCACGATGCCCGACGGCGGCACCGTCACGTCCACCTCGATGGTCTTCTTCGGCAGGATATCGCGGTCGATGTGCTGATCG
The genomic region above belongs to Candidatus Methylomirabilota bacterium and contains:
- a CDS encoding nitroreductase family protein, which translates into the protein MTPRAVETEPFNNVARYEALMDVTRNRMTNRAFAAYEVPRAHFELILEAARHAPSGANAQPWHYIVVTDPGIKQMIGQCFVDEQQHRARLHMGFPTPNYHGVKTAPGLIVIAADFRFIRAFPVLNDGSDLDRRYKQNAERILLQSVAASTMSAHLAAAALGYAVWWITAIGQEDIQRKIRPLLGVPEELAIIDVMCFGPPLKPSYKRWKKRLDQIMSWDRFDPANFMTDEQIDEWVKTQRHKVMYRDESKID